Proteins from one Chitinophaga oryzae genomic window:
- a CDS encoding RNA polymerase sigma factor gives MTMHNDPIFESVYRDTLPKVARMVHRMGGDLDTAKDIFHDAVIIYLEKKQQNTSSIASDQAYIMGIARILCLRRLKDDHQYVALPSSEDDYGIPADFYDPPPVAQPVINFLKSAGRKCLQLLQAFYYDKLPMAEIAQTLQYKTQHVATVQKYKCLEKIREQVKQTQHEEAAL, from the coding sequence ATGACCATGCATAACGATCCCATTTTTGAGTCTGTATACCGGGACACCCTTCCCAAAGTGGCGAGGATGGTACACCGTATGGGGGGCGACCTGGATACCGCCAAAGATATTTTTCATGATGCGGTGATCATCTACCTGGAGAAAAAACAACAAAACACTTCTTCCATCGCTTCAGACCAGGCTTATATCATGGGCATCGCCCGGATACTTTGCCTGCGCCGGCTGAAAGACGATCATCAATATGTAGCCCTCCCTTCGTCAGAAGACGATTATGGTATTCCGGCCGATTTTTACGATCCGCCGCCAGTGGCCCAACCGGTGATCAACTTCCTGAAAAGCGCCGGCAGAAAATGCCTTCAGCTGCTGCAGGCGTTTTATTACGACAAGCTGCCGATGGCTGAGATAGCCCAAACGCTGCAATACAAAACTCAACACGTAGCTACCGTGCAGAAATACAAATGCCTCGAAA
- a CDS encoding DUF4240 domain-containing protein: protein MNEANFWQLIETAWSSSPELNAARRLALRTNDPFLLESLSYELTDVIGENLRQLLENLDKPALTAFILLMEEKLYHIDRQEVQQYTDGSDDGFLYCRCFIVGMGEAYYNGIDSNPALATMDVEAESIGFIGYEVYLEKFSEPFSRNTRYCIESGSNKKGW from the coding sequence ATGAATGAAGCCAACTTCTGGCAGCTGATAGAAACTGCCTGGTCATCTTCCCCCGAACTCAATGCCGCCCGCCGGCTTGCTTTAAGGACCAACGACCCCTTTCTGCTCGAATCCCTTAGTTACGAACTGACCGATGTTATCGGCGAAAACCTCCGCCAGCTGCTGGAAAACCTGGACAAGCCTGCGTTGACGGCTTTCATCCTCCTGATGGAAGAAAAATTATATCACATTGACAGGCAGGAAGTTCAACAATACACCGACGGTTCAGACGACGGCTTTCTCTACTGCCGCTGCTTTATAGTGGGTATGGGCGAAGCCTACTACAACGGGATAGACAGCAACCCCGCGCTGGCCACCATGGATGTGGAAGCCGAAAGCATCGGTTTTATCGGTTACGAGGTGTATCTCGAAAAGTTCAGCGAACCTTTTTCCCGCAACACCCGGTACTGCATCGAAAGCGGCTCCAACAAAAAAGGCTGGTGA